One Vibrio sp. 16 genomic window carries:
- a CDS encoding WbqC family protein produces the protein MKVAILQSNYIPWKGVFDMINQVDTFVFFEDVDYTSRDWRTRNKIRGTNSDTWLTVPVKKAPRGTKISEITIVQDNWAKKHKKTIVQSYSKAPYFEEYKYILDEIYDRKWSNLSEFNIYTTKLICKVLGIECKFVNSKDLASEGKKDDKLLSICEILGASEYLSGPAAMDYIDPEKFLQKNIKLSFMDYSKYREYDQFHGGFEHYVSVLDLIFNCGDNAKYYIENKL, from the coding sequence ATGAAAGTTGCAATTCTTCAATCTAACTACATTCCGTGGAAAGGTGTCTTCGATATGATAAATCAGGTCGATACTTTTGTTTTTTTTGAAGATGTTGATTATACGAGCAGGGATTGGAGGACTAGAAATAAAATTAGAGGGACAAACTCAGATACATGGCTAACCGTTCCTGTTAAAAAGGCTCCAAGAGGTACAAAGATTAGTGAAATAACCATTGTTCAAGATAATTGGGCCAAAAAACATAAAAAAACGATCGTTCAATCTTATAGTAAAGCTCCTTATTTTGAAGAATATAAATACATTCTTGATGAAATATATGACAGAAAATGGTCAAACTTATCAGAATTTAATATCTATACTACAAAGCTTATTTGTAAGGTGCTTGGGATTGAATGTAAGTTTGTTAACTCTAAAGACCTCGCCTCAGAAGGAAAGAAAGACGATAAGCTATTAAGTATATGCGAAATATTAGGTGCTAGTGAATATTTATCAGGACCTGCTGCGATGGACTACATCGATCCCGAAAAGTTCTTACAAAAGAATATTAAACTGAGCTTTATGGATTATAGTAAATATAGAGAATACGATCAATTTCATGGCGGGTTTGAACACTATGTATCCGTCCTGGATCTTATATTTAACTGTGGTGATAATGCAAAGTACT
- a CDS encoding formyltransferase family protein: MRKVVFLVSGNGGNLKAFDLYLSKASLTDSVKLYCIADRECRAFHFCKEKNIDSFCIEYNKNNNLQLKVLLEKIKPDLIVTNWNKIIDKDLVGEYRGKLVNLHYSLLPLYGGFIGVKPIDIAYEYGNFIGVTTHEVDEGVDSGPILTQSIYRNEYTLMESYEKSFRSGALMLISDLLTKLNITYGQSVRNFEDIEFFPSLNLDISIVNDDYWKVIK; the protein is encoded by the coding sequence ATTTGTCTAAAGCATCGTTAACTGACAGTGTGAAATTATACTGTATTGCAGATAGAGAGTGTCGAGCTTTTCATTTTTGCAAAGAAAAAAATATAGATTCATTTTGTATTGAGTATAATAAGAATAACAATCTGCAACTTAAGGTATTGTTAGAAAAAATTAAACCTGATTTGATTGTTACAAACTGGAACAAGATAATTGATAAAGATCTTGTAGGTGAATATAGAGGGAAGCTAGTTAACCTTCACTATTCGTTGTTGCCTTTATATGGTGGTTTTATTGGGGTTAAGCCAATAGATATAGCATATGAATACGGGAACTTCATTGGAGTCACAACTCATGAAGTTGATGAAGGTGTAGATTCTGGTCCTATTCTTACGCAATCTATTTATAGAAATGAATATACATTAATGGAATCTTATGAAAAATCATTTAGATCTGGTGCTTTAATGTTGATTTCAGATTTGTTGACCAAACTCAATATTACTTATGGGCAATCTGTTAGAAATTTCGAAGATATAGAATTTTTCCCAAGTTTAAATCTTGATATATCGATAGTTAACGATGATTATTGGAAGGTTATAAAATGA